Genomic DNA from uncultured Desulfuromusa sp.:
CCAGGTATTGGCGCAACAACAAACGATCAATCCGATGCAAAAAATCCGATTCCGGGCGAGTGGCTCCTATTTCTTTTAGAAACGTATGGAATTGTTGGAGATCCCGCATATAAGCTTCCACCGTTTTTGCGGCAAGATTGCGCTCAACGATCAGGTGCTGCTCAAACTTCTTTAGATATTCTTCCATGAGAAAAACTCCAACAGCCTTCCAACGATTAGACCGGAAAACCACAAGCGATTGACGGTGGCACACCGGCATGACATACTTAGGCACCCGACAGAAGGACAAGAGGATTGCAACGCCTCTGAAACCCTACCATATCACCTTTATATTTTTATGGAGAATCTTCTATGATCACATCCCTGCTATTTTCTATACTTATCATAGCAATTCTGGGATTACTCATATTTGACCTGTTCACTGTTCTTCTCAGCTACTGTATCTACTGGTATGAAGTCTCCAACGCCAATCCCGGCCTGGCAGAAAAAAGATTTAAACGGAAAAATTTACAACTCATTATCGGACTGCTCATCCCTGAAGTTATTTTCGATTTTATCACCCTGACAGTCATCCCCTTTGGATGGTTCAAGAGTAAAAACCAAGCTCTCCGCCGGAGCGAAACTCCGGTTTTGTTATTACATGGATTATTTGTCAATCAAAGCTGCTGGTTCTGGTTTAAATGGCAGTTGAAGCGCCGGGGTATTCAGAATATCGTCACCATGAACCTGTCGGCCTGGCATAGTGAAGAAGCATTGACTGAACTATTGGCTAAAAAAATTGATGAATTGAGGCACCAGCTCGGTGTCAATAAAATCAACCTGATCGGACATTCAATGGGGGGAATGATTGCCCGCAATTATGTGCAACTTCGTGGCGGCCAAGGCAAAGTCGGCAAATTGATCTGTCTCGGCTCCCCACATCATGGATCCAAACTTGCCACATTTTCCCTCGATCCACTCGGAAAGCTCCTGATCCCGAATTCCGATTTTTTGCAGAGGCTGAACAGTGCACCTGCTCCGGAAAAGACCAGAGTGACAAATATCTACACCAATAAAGACAACATGGTGATCCCGAACACAAACAACCATCTGCCCTGGGGGGAAGCCGTTGAACTCAATGGCATGGGACACACATCACTGATTTACCGTAAAGCTGCTATAGACGCAACAATAACCGCGTTGAAGAAAGAAACTGAACCTTCCATATAATACCGCGAAGGATTCATTCTCGTGACACAGTCTCCCAAAAACGACGCCCAGGTCTCCCTTAAAAGACTTAATTCTTATGATCCGGAAGATGCCCTCGCCGCAATCGAAGAGCTTCTGGACCCTTTAGGAGGCATGTCCGCTTTTGTCAAACCCGGAGATAAAGTTCTCCTCAAACCCAACTTACTCGCAGGCAAAACTCCCGATAAAGCAGTGACAACTCACCCGGAAATCGTTCGGGCCGTTATCAAACTGGCTCAAAAAGCAGGAGGTGAAGTGTTCCTGGGAGATTCCCCCGGGATTGGCAGCCCCGAAAATGTGGCTCGGAAAAGTGGAATTCTGGCCGTTGTAAAAGAGTCAGGATGCCACTTTACCCCTTTTGAAACTTCAGTCACAATCCACCCAACCGGTGGGACCTTCAATCAATTTGAGGTCGCTCGAGAAGTTCTGGATGCAGATGTCATCATCAACTTACCGAAATTAAAAACCCACCAGATGATGGGTTTGACCTGCGGAATCAAAAATATGTTTGGTGCTGTTGTTGGTTTGCGCAAACCCCGCTTGCACCTGCAAGCGGGCACAGATAAAGCTTTTTTTGCCCTCATGCTGCTGGAGTTATGTGAAGCCATGGCCCCAGCACTGACAATTGTCGACGCCGTTGTTGGCATGGAAGGCGAAGGCCCTGGGAGTGGTGACCCGATTAAAATTGGAGCGCTTCTGGCTGGAAGCCACCCCCAGGCCGTCGATACTGTGGCAACCGAACTTGTCGGGCTACAATCCCATCAGGTCTGGACTCAACAGCAAGCTATAAATAGCGGACGCCCCTACACCCGAATTGAACAACTCCAGCTCAGCGGAGACCCACTGCAAGAGCTGAAAATCAATAATTTCCACCCGGCTAAAATGACGGATGTTAATTTCGGCCTGAAAGGTGGCTTGAAATCCTTTCTCAAACATACCCTGAC
This window encodes:
- a CDS encoding alpha/beta fold hydrolase translates to MITSLLFSILIIAILGLLIFDLFTVLLSYCIYWYEVSNANPGLAEKRFKRKNLQLIIGLLIPEVIFDFITLTVIPFGWFKSKNQALRRSETPVLLLHGLFVNQSCWFWFKWQLKRRGIQNIVTMNLSAWHSEEALTELLAKKIDELRHQLGVNKINLIGHSMGGMIARNYVQLRGGQGKVGKLICLGSPHHGSKLATFSLDPLGKLLIPNSDFLQRLNSAPAPEKTRVTNIYTNKDNMVIPNTNNHLPWGEAVELNGMGHTSLIYRKAAIDATITALKKETEPSI
- a CDS encoding DUF362 domain-containing protein codes for the protein MTQSPKNDAQVSLKRLNSYDPEDALAAIEELLDPLGGMSAFVKPGDKVLLKPNLLAGKTPDKAVTTHPEIVRAVIKLAQKAGGEVFLGDSPGIGSPENVARKSGILAVVKESGCHFTPFETSVTIHPTGGTFNQFEVAREVLDADVIINLPKLKTHQMMGLTCGIKNMFGAVVGLRKPRLHLQAGTDKAFFALMLLELCEAMAPALTIVDAVVGMEGEGPGSGDPIKIGALLAGSHPQAVDTVATELVGLQSHQVWTQQQAINSGRPYTRIEQLQLSGDPLQELKINNFHPAKMTDVNFGLKGGLKSFLKHTLTARPVPDHQLCKRCNDCVTHCPAAAMKIENNRLQIDYNNCIRCFCCQELCPHGALMTKQGLLLQLHSFLQQKKHKCL